The following are encoded in a window of Streptomyces sp. SAT1 genomic DNA:
- a CDS encoding MFS transporter has product MPDKTLTDGAPTTAADTAPGASPRRWWILAVVAVAQLMVVLDATVVNIALPSAQRDLGFSDGNRQWIVTAYALAFASLLLLGGRTADLFGRRTAFLVGVVGFAAASALGGAASGFGMLVTARALQGAFGALLAPAALSLLNTTFTDLRERARAFSVYGAIAGAGGAVGLLLGGLLTDALDWRWTLYVNVVIAVVAFAGGWILLGHHRDAAGSRLDVPGTVLVASGLFSLVYGFSNAETHAWGSPLTWGFLLAGGVLLAAFAWWQTRAAHPLMPLRILLDRDRAASFLTVLITGAGMFGVFLFLTYYLQLNLGFSPTRTGAAFLPMVGALMVTAQLGTTVLVPRLGPKTVLPLGFAVATAGMAWLTGIGTGSHYVSAVLPQLVVIGVGLGLVMPPAMQLATGNVAAEDAGVASATVNAMQQVGGSIGTALLNTLAASAATDYLSGRDATSPAVRAQATIESYTTAFWWSAGLFAAGAVIAFLLFRPGVPRRDTHAEPVVHM; this is encoded by the coding sequence ATGCCCGACAAGACCCTGACCGACGGCGCCCCGACGACCGCCGCCGACACCGCGCCCGGCGCCTCGCCCCGGCGGTGGTGGATCCTCGCGGTCGTCGCCGTCGCCCAGCTGATGGTGGTGCTGGACGCCACCGTCGTGAACATCGCCCTGCCCTCCGCCCAGCGTGACCTCGGCTTCTCCGACGGGAACCGGCAGTGGATCGTGACGGCGTACGCGCTCGCCTTCGCCTCGCTGCTGCTGCTCGGCGGGCGCACAGCCGACCTGTTCGGCCGCAGGACCGCCTTCCTCGTGGGCGTCGTCGGCTTCGCCGCGGCCTCCGCGCTGGGCGGCGCCGCGAGCGGCTTCGGCATGCTGGTCACCGCGCGCGCCCTCCAGGGCGCCTTCGGCGCGCTGCTCGCCCCCGCCGCCCTCTCCCTGCTCAACACCACCTTCACCGACCTGCGTGAACGCGCCCGCGCCTTCAGCGTCTACGGCGCCATCGCCGGGGCCGGCGGCGCGGTCGGCCTGCTCCTGGGCGGTCTGCTCACCGACGCCCTGGACTGGCGCTGGACGCTGTACGTCAACGTGGTGATCGCGGTCGTGGCCTTCGCGGGCGGCTGGATCCTGCTCGGCCACCACCGCGACGCCGCCGGCTCCAGGCTCGACGTACCGGGCACCGTCCTGGTCGCCTCCGGTCTGTTCAGCCTCGTCTACGGCTTCTCCAACGCCGAGACCCACGCCTGGGGGTCCCCGCTGACCTGGGGTTTCCTGCTGGCGGGCGGGGTGCTGCTGGCGGCGTTCGCCTGGTGGCAGACCCGGGCGGCGCATCCGCTGATGCCGCTGCGCATCCTGCTCGACCGCGACCGCGCCGCCTCGTTCCTCACCGTGCTGATCACCGGCGCCGGCATGTTCGGCGTGTTCCTCTTCCTCACCTACTACCTCCAGCTGAACCTGGGCTTCAGCCCCACCAGGACCGGTGCGGCGTTCCTGCCGATGGTCGGCGCGCTGATGGTGACCGCGCAGCTCGGCACCACCGTGCTGGTGCCCCGCCTCGGCCCGAAGACGGTGCTGCCGCTCGGCTTCGCCGTCGCCACCGCGGGCATGGCCTGGCTGACCGGCATCGGCACCGGTTCGCACTACGTGAGCGCGGTGCTGCCGCAGCTCGTGGTGATCGGTGTCGGCCTCGGCCTGGTCATGCCGCCCGCCATGCAGCTCGCCACCGGCAACGTGGCCGCCGAGGACGCCGGTGTCGCCTCGGCGACGGTCAACGCCATGCAGCAGGTGGGCGGTTCGATCGGTACGGCGCTGCTGAACACGCTGGCCGCGAGCGCCGCCACCGACTATCTCTCCGGCCGCGACGCGACCAGCCCGGCCGTCCGGGCCCAGGCCACGATCGAGAGCTACACCACCGCCTTCTGGTGGTCGGCCGGCCTCTTCGCCGCCGGCGCGGTGATCGCTTTCCTGCTCTTCCGCCCCGGCGTGCCGCGCCGGGACACGCACGCGGAACCGGTCGTGCACATGTGA
- a CDS encoding Ppx/GppA phosphatase family protein, with product MRISVMDVGSNTVRLVVADAVGGAPLPVHTAKWRLRLSEQVRPGEDIPQEAVERLVRAVAEAGRTAARWGAPGPPAFATAVVRAAPNRLQVLRAVRSRTGVALCTLPGEVEAELTFLGARRWMGWRCGPLALLDIGGGGFEVAFGRGRLPDFASSLPLGAGRLTHEFLADADPPSPERLKELRRHVRHQLRDVAARIRWEGPRTAVGTSRTFQQLGRLCGAAPGRHGPFVERRLERAALSRAVGRLAALPAAERSALPGISAPRAAQSLAGAVVGHTAMKLMGLKSLTLCPWAIREGVLLRQIEEGAAGASWWERVSRLGEEPAAPLDPVPLRLTAAAVSRTPATTRG from the coding sequence ATGCGAATCAGCGTGATGGACGTGGGGTCGAACACCGTCCGGCTGGTGGTCGCGGACGCCGTGGGCGGAGCACCGTTGCCGGTGCACACCGCCAAGTGGCGGCTGCGGCTCTCCGAGCAGGTGCGGCCCGGGGAGGACATCCCGCAGGAGGCGGTGGAACGCCTGGTGAGGGCGGTCGCGGAGGCAGGGCGCACGGCGGCCCGGTGGGGCGCACCCGGCCCGCCCGCCTTCGCGACCGCCGTGGTGCGCGCCGCGCCCAACCGGCTCCAGGTGCTGCGCGCCGTCCGGTCCCGCACCGGCGTCGCGCTGTGCACCCTGCCCGGGGAGGTCGAGGCCGAGCTGACGTTTCTCGGCGCCCGGCGCTGGATGGGCTGGCGGTGCGGGCCGCTGGCCCTGCTCGACATCGGCGGGGGCGGCTTCGAGGTGGCCTTCGGACGCGGCCGGCTGCCCGACTTCGCGTCCTCGCTGCCGCTGGGCGCGGGGCGGCTGACCCATGAGTTCCTGGCGGACGCGGACCCGCCGTCGCCGGAGCGGCTCAAGGAGCTGCGGCGCCATGTGCGGCACCAGCTGAGGGACGTGGCCGCCCGGATCCGCTGGGAGGGGCCGCGCACCGCCGTGGGGACCTCGCGCACCTTCCAGCAGCTGGGCCGGCTGTGCGGGGCCGCGCCCGGACGGCACGGTCCGTTCGTGGAACGGCGGCTGGAGCGGGCGGCGCTGAGCCGCGCGGTCGGCCGGCTGGCCGCCCTGCCCGCCGCCGAACGCTCCGCGCTGCCCGGCATCTCGGCGCCGCGCGCCGCGCAGAGCCTGGCCGGCGCCGTGGTGGGGCACACGGCGATGAAGCTGATGGGCCTGAAGTCGCTCACCCTCTGCCCCTGGGCCATCCGGGAGGGGGTGCTGCTGCGCCAGATCGAGGAGGGCGCGGCCGGGGCGTCCTGGTGGGAGCGGGTGTCCCGGCTCGGCGAGGAGCCCGCCGCGCCCCTGGACCCCGTACCGCTGCGGCTGACCGCGGCGGCCGTCTCCCGGACACCGGCGACCACCAGGGGCTGA
- a CDS encoding SpoIIE family protein phosphatase, which yields MVAVSDGWTSGQRPAATGPLGRPLLSLALAALLDEVHAHSGAVYLLAPDQPVLEMAVMAGMPRAFAAPWERVGLSAPIPVAQAVRERRLIWVGGEEEMARRYPRIAVVLPYPFALAAMPLAAGATAYGAVFVTWPDAHPPVLSDWERDHLTAACDRLALRLQRAAAEHRPVLPEPDLLAAPPTGGVAGTIGSAEAVRMAARLPYGLVSLDLHGRLSFANTAAADLLGLPAGELLGTRLWASVPWLNDPMYEDRYRAALLSQHVTSFVALRPPGDWLSFRMYPSTTGLTVRISRARPVAEPGRGTPRPGADVPAAGLVTISRVLGLAGALTEAVGVADVVRLVADEVVPAVGSRALMILGSQAGRLHVLGHRGYDNLRAVEDFHGTPLTAPTPSARVLSTGAPAFFESRQQLERLYPVRQAVRDGFAAWAYLPLIASGRPVGTCVLAYAEPHPFPADERAVLTSLGSLIAQALERARLYDAKHRLAHGLQQALLPHTLPRLPGFDAAARYLPATQGMEIGGDFYDLVPTRPGAAAVIGDVQGHNVTAAGLMGQLRTAVRAYTTVGQDPRDVMASTNRLLIDLGVELFASCLYLRLDPEEGCAVMSRAGHPPPLLRRPDGRVRVLDLAGGPLLGIDPAAAYPATRVELPPGSVLVLYTDGLVESPGTDIEDALAELGRRLGEAGDAPLGDLADLLLRHSAAARERVDDVAVLLLRARPHG from the coding sequence GTGGTCGCCGTGTCGGACGGGTGGACGTCCGGACAGCGCCCGGCCGCCACCGGGCCGCTCGGCCGTCCGCTGCTGTCCCTCGCGCTCGCCGCCCTGCTGGACGAGGTGCACGCGCACTCGGGTGCCGTGTATCTGCTGGCGCCCGACCAGCCGGTGCTGGAGATGGCCGTCATGGCGGGCATGCCCCGGGCCTTCGCCGCGCCCTGGGAGCGGGTCGGGCTGAGCGCGCCGATCCCGGTGGCCCAGGCGGTGCGTGAGCGGCGGCTGATCTGGGTGGGCGGCGAGGAGGAGATGGCCCGCCGCTATCCGCGGATCGCCGTGGTCCTGCCCTACCCCTTCGCGCTGGCCGCGATGCCGCTGGCCGCGGGCGCCACCGCGTACGGGGCCGTCTTCGTGACCTGGCCGGACGCGCATCCGCCGGTGCTGTCCGACTGGGAGCGCGACCATCTGACGGCGGCCTGCGACCGACTGGCGCTGCGGCTGCAACGGGCGGCGGCGGAACACCGGCCGGTCCTGCCGGAACCCGATCTGCTGGCCGCGCCGCCGACCGGGGGCGTGGCCGGCACGATCGGTTCGGCGGAGGCGGTCCGCATGGCGGCCCGGCTGCCGTACGGGCTGGTCTCGCTCGATCTGCACGGCCGGCTCTCCTTCGCCAACACGGCCGCCGCCGACCTGCTCGGCCTGCCCGCGGGCGAACTGCTGGGCACCCGGCTGTGGGCGTCGGTGCCGTGGCTGAACGACCCCATGTACGAGGACCGCTACCGGGCCGCCCTGCTCAGTCAGCATGTGACGTCGTTCGTGGCGCTGCGCCCGCCGGGCGACTGGCTGTCGTTCCGGATGTATCCGAGCACCACCGGGCTGACCGTGCGGATCAGCCGGGCCCGGCCGGTCGCGGAACCGGGGCGCGGCACGCCCCGGCCCGGCGCGGACGTGCCCGCGGCCGGTCTGGTGACCATCTCGCGGGTGCTGGGCCTGGCCGGGGCGCTGACCGAGGCGGTCGGCGTGGCGGACGTGGTCCGGCTGGTCGCGGACGAGGTCGTGCCGGCCGTGGGCAGCCGGGCGCTGATGATCCTCGGCTCCCAGGCGGGGCGGCTGCATGTGCTCGGGCACCGCGGCTACGACAACCTCCGCGCCGTCGAGGACTTCCACGGCACCCCGCTCACCGCGCCGACCCCGAGCGCCCGGGTGCTGTCCACCGGCGCTCCGGCCTTCTTCGAGTCCCGGCAGCAGCTCGAACGGCTGTACCCGGTACGCCAGGCGGTCCGCGACGGCTTCGCCGCCTGGGCGTACCTGCCGCTGATCGCGTCCGGCCGCCCGGTGGGCACCTGTGTGCTCGCCTACGCCGAACCGCACCCCTTCCCCGCGGACGAGCGGGCCGTCCTGACGAGCCTGGGCAGCCTGATCGCGCAGGCGCTGGAACGGGCCCGGCTGTACGACGCCAAGCACCGGCTGGCGCACGGACTCCAGCAGGCGCTGCTGCCCCACACGCTGCCGCGCCTGCCCGGCTTCGACGCCGCCGCCCGCTATCTGCCGGCCACCCAGGGGATGGAGATCGGCGGCGACTTCTACGACCTGGTGCCCACCCGGCCGGGGGCCGCGGCCGTGATCGGGGACGTGCAGGGGCACAACGTGACCGCCGCCGGGCTGATGGGCCAGTTGCGCACGGCGGTGCGGGCGTACACGACGGTCGGCCAGGACCCGCGGGACGTCATGGCGAGCACCAACCGGCTGCTGATCGACCTCGGCGTCGAACTGTTCGCCAGCTGCCTGTATCTGCGGCTCGACCCGGAGGAAGGCTGTGCCGTGATGTCCCGGGCCGGGCATCCGCCGCCGCTGCTGCGCAGGCCGGACGGGCGGGTGCGGGTGCTGGACCTGGCCGGGGGGCCGCTGCTGGGGATCGACCCGGCGGCGGCGTATCCGGCGACGCGGGTGGAGCTTCCGCCCGGTTCGGTGCTCGTCCTCTACACCGACGGCCTGGTCGAATCGCCCGGCACCGACATCGAGGACGCGCTCGCCGAGCTGGGCCGGCGGCTCGGCGAGGCGGGTGACGCGCCGCTGGGCGACCTGGCCGATCTGCTGCTGCGGCACAGCGCGGCGGCGCGGGAGCGGGTCGACGACGTGGCGGTGCTCCTGCTGCGCGCCCGCCCGCACGGCTGA